TTTTTTCACCAACTCGGAGGTGACAATCGTTTTTACGATAAATTCCTTACCTTTTAGCAGCCCATACTCTTTGCGGCGTGTCATCAGGTAATAAATAAGGATAAGCATGGTCTGGTTACCATTGACCAGCCTAAAATTGCCTTCGTCGTCACGGATGGCTGCTCCGATTCTGTCGGCATCGGGATCAGTGGCTAAAACAACATCAGCTTCTGTTTCGATACCTCTTTTTATAGCTAAGTCCAATGCTGCCGGCTCCTCGGGATTGGGAGAGATGACTGTCGGAAAATCTCCACTTATTACGTCCTGCTCGGGTACGTTGATAACATTCGTGAATCCAATGGCTTTCAGCGCATCGGGGATAAGCTTGATGCCGGTTCCATGGATGGGTGTATAAACAATCTTTAATTCTTTTTGATTTTCAATAGCTTGGGGAGAAAGAACAAAACTTTTAACCTTGTCGATAAAGGCCTTGTCCATGTCTTTCCCGATAATCTCGATCAATTCCTTGTTGCCGTTGAACTTAATTTCTTCTATCGATGAGATTCTGTTTACTTCAGCAATAATGTTTTTGTCGTGCGGCCCAAGTACTTGTGCTCCATCCTCCCAATAGGCCTTATATCCGTTGTATTCCTTGGGATTGTGTGATGCTGTAAGCATAATTCCACTCTGACAACCGAGTTTTCTAATGGCGTATGAAACTTCCGGTGTCGGACGTAAGTCTTCGAAAAGAAACACTTTAATTCCGTTTGCGGTGAAAATATCGGCAGATATCTCGGCAAATTTACGACTGTTGTTCCGGCAATCGTGCCCGATGACTACTTTGATCTGTTCCAACTCGGCAAACTCCTGTAACAAGTAGTTGGATAATCCTTGCGTAGCCGCACCAACGGTGTAAATATTCATTCGGTTGCTGCCTGCCCCCATAATGCCACGAAGACCTCCTGTGCCAAACTCTAGATCTCTGTAGAACGCATCAATCAGTTGACGCTTGTCTTCGTTTTGCAGCATCTGCCTTACTTCTTTTTTTGTTTCTTCGTCGTAGTTGCCGCTAAGCCATAATTGAGCCTTATCGGTTACTTGAGCTAATAATGTTTCGTTGTCCATAGAATAACAAAATATATAATTAATCCACCGTTGGTTCTACTTTTTGAACCTTATATTTTTCTCCGGTTTGGTCGATAACCTTTTTATAAAATTCATTTGAATAACCAGGACGTTCCGGTGACGCGGGTTGTCCGTGCGGGTTTCTTTTGAATTTCCCGTTTTCTTCTTTCTTTACCACACCATCCACATATTTCACCATTAAGTATTGTCCGAGCTTCTTCCACTCCTGTAGACCATCTCTAATCAAAGAATTGGTGTGGTTGGTGAGAAAACGAACAGCTTCTGGCGGGGATTTCCTGTACAAATTTAATGCTTTCTTTTCAATTTCGGGCTGTGTTTCCCTGAAATTGTTTTCCAGTTTCTGCTGCACTTTTTGCATGTCTATGTT
This portion of the Petrimonas sulfuriphila genome encodes:
- a CDS encoding phospho-sugar mutase; this translates as MDNETLLAQVTDKAQLWLSGNYDEETKKEVRQMLQNEDKRQLIDAFYRDLEFGTGGLRGIMGAGSNRMNIYTVGAATQGLSNYLLQEFAELEQIKVVIGHDCRNNSRKFAEISADIFTANGIKVFLFEDLRPTPEVSYAIRKLGCQSGIMLTASHNPKEYNGYKAYWEDGAQVLGPHDKNIIAEVNRISSIEEIKFNGNKELIEIIGKDMDKAFIDKVKSFVLSPQAIENQKELKIVYTPIHGTGIKLIPDALKAIGFTNVINVPEQDVISGDFPTVISPNPEEPAALDLAIKRGIETEADVVLATDPDADRIGAAIRDDEGNFRLVNGNQTMLILIYYLMTRRKEYGLLKGKEFIVKTIVTSELVKKIADKMGIEMFDCYTGFKWIADVIRKNEGVKKYIGGGEESYGFLADDFVRDKDSVSACTLFAEVAAWAKDNGKTLYQLLQDIYVEYGYSKEAGISLVRKGKEGADEIEAMMKNFRANPMKELAGSPVILSKDFVKLESVDYVKEEVTTLEMPTTSNVLQYFTEDGTKVSIRPSGTEPKIKFYIEVQSSPISSREEILQAEAQADEKINAIKEFFGI